The window GCAAACAAAGCTTTTGTGTAGGGATGGGCGGCATGTTCATAAAGATCCATGCTCGGTGCACTCTCTATGATCCTGCCCACATACATCACACCCACCTTGGAACTCATATGAAGGATCACCGCGAGATCGTGGGCGATGAGCAGATAAGAGAGGTCGAACTTCTGTTGCAAGCCGACTAGGAGGTTCATTACTTGCGCCCGGATAGAAACGTCGAGAGACGAAATCGGTTCATCGAGGATAATAAGCTTGGGGTTCGTTGAGAGTGCCCGTGCGATGGCGATTCTTTGCCTTTGTCCACCGCTGAATTCGTGAGGAAAAAATTTCGCGTGTTCAGGCCTCAGCCCCACCGCGGTCAGCACCTCGGCGATCCGTTCATTGACCTGTCTTCTATTCAAGCCGTGACTTACCGTGAGAGGCTCGCTGATGATGTTGCGTATCCGTAATCTCGGATTCAAAGAACCTGTGGGATCTTGTAAAACCGGCTGTATTGAAGCCCGGTAGGCTTGCCGTTCCGCGTACGAGTATTGGGCAATATTCTTGCCTTCAAAGTAAAGTGATCCGCCCGTCAACTCGTAGATAAGGAGTACAAGTTTTGCCGTCGTGCTTTTGCCACAGCCTGATTCTCCTACCAGGCCAAACGTTTCCCCGCTATGTATCGTGAAACTCACATCGTCTACAGATTTAATCCAGCCGTTGACCTTTGCAAAAAGGCCGTTCTTAAACGGGAAGTACCTTTTGATATTTCTCGCTTCGAGCAAAGGCACCCTATCGGTTTTAACTCTCTCAACCGGCATGAAAACACCTCACGGAGCGTTGACTGTCGATGACGGTTTCTTCCGGAAGCTCGTTCAAGCATCTCGTGTCGGCACGAGAACACCTGGGAGCAAAGGCACAATTCTCGGGCAAGTTAACTGGGTCGGGCGGCTGGCCTTCGATCGATCGAAGAAGGTCGCCTTTTGATCCTGGTTTTGGGACAGAATCGAGCAGGGCCATTGTATAAGGGTGGATAGGTTTTTTCGTTACGTATGTTGTAGGACCGGTTTCCACGATCCTTCCTGCGTACATGACGGCGATGCGGTCGCAAATACGCTCGACAATGCCGAAATCATGGGTGATGAAAACAATGGCGACCCCTGTTTTCCTCTGAATCTCGCCGAGAAGCTTGAGGTATTCTAATTGCGTTGTCACATCGAGGCTTGTGGTGGGCTCATCGGCAATCAACAGGTTCGCCTCACATGAAAGAGCGATTGCACCTGCCACCCTTTGCCGCATGCCCCCGCTCATCTGGTGAGGATACTCAAGAGCACGAAGTCCAGGCGAAGCAATCCTCACGAGATGCAACATCTCTATCGCCTTTTCCCACCGTTCCTTTTTGTCAATTTCTTGGCAGGTGGCAATTGCTTCGCTCACCTGGTCCCCGATTCGGAATACGGGATTGAGAGAGCTGTCCGGATTCTGCTGGATCATTGTGATTTTGTAGCCCCGTAGTCTTCTCATCTCTTCTTCACTCTTCGTCAGCAGGTCCTGGCCCTCAAAGTAAACGTGACCGCCCACGATTTTTCCAGGCGGATCCGGAACAAGTCTCAGTATCGAAAGGCCTGTTACCGTTTTACCGCAAGCTGATTCGCCAACGAGGCCGAGAATCTCGCCCTTCTTCAGGGAGAAGCTTACACCATTGACGGACTTTACGATGCCCCTGCGAAGAAAGAAATAAGTTTTCAGATCGGTAACACGCAAGAGCGCATCATTCATCTCAACCGAGGATCGTTTCTCCTTGTTCTGTATGTCGCGCACCTTCACTCCTGAATCTCGCATTCGATGTTATACTGTTTGAACACTTCGAGGATTCGGCGCATCTCGTCGTCTCCGGGCGCCGCGACGTTACCCATCTCGTATACCCTCCCCAGCATGGTGTATTTGCCTTCACCAAAACGGTGATAGGGAAGAATATCGATCCGCTTGTCGCAGTCGAGCCCGGCCACGAACCGGGCGATTGCGTCGAGATTCTTCTCAGAATCGGTCATCCCTGGGATGATCGGGGTGCGGAAGATGATGGGAAGAGACTTTGTAGCTGCAAGACGAGCGTTACGGAGGATTACTTCGTTATGCTGCTTCGTGAGCTTCTCGTGTTCGGCGCTGTCCATGACCTTCAGATCGAAAAGCACGAGATCCGTTTCGGCGAGGACTTTCTCGAGGTCTTTTTCAGTTCCATACCCGCAGGTGTCTATGGTCGTGTGGAAGCCTTCCCCGTGGCAGAGGCGGAAGAGTGCCGCAACAAAATCGGCCTGCAAGAGGCACTCACCCCCAGATGCGGTAACACCTCCTTCGGATTTCTCGTAGAAGTCCGCATCTCTTTTGATTTCATCGAAGACTTCTTCCACCGTCATGACCTGACCGTAAATCCTGAGGGCACCTGCCGTACAGGCCTGCACGCAGGTTCCGCAGGCGACGCACTTGGTTCTATCCAAAAGGTACCGGGGACCTTTTTCGCCGGGCACAAAAGTGATCGCCTGCTGGGGGCACGCCTTGGCACACTCACCGCAGGCGACGCAGAGCGACTGGCGGTGGGCTACTTCAGGGGCGCTACGCTGTGACTCGGGGTTGGAACACCAGACGCACCGCAGGGGGCATCCCTTGAAGAAAACGGTGGTCCTGATGCCGGGCCCATCCTGGATGCTGAACCGCTGAATGTTGAATATCGGGGCGCGGTGTCTCTCTTCATCCGATGTTGTCACTTTCCATCCTCCTTGTGTGCGACGGACATCGTCCGTTACTCATCATCTAGATATTCCTCAGGTTCGGGTCGAGCCTGTCCCTAAGCCAATCGCCGAAGATGTTTCCGGAGAGAACGACCAAGGTGATGGCAAGACCAGGCATGAAGGAGACCCACCAGGCGGAGACGAGGAGGTCTCTTCCATCGGCGCACATAGTTCCCCACGAGGGAGCGGGAGGCGGAACGCCAGCCCCCAGAAAACTCAACGTGGCCTCGAGGGTGATGACCGTTCCTATGTTCACGGTGGACACAATGAGCAGACTGTTTACGACGTTCGGAAAGATGTGACGAAACATGATAACGAGATTGGAACAACCGGCGGTCCGGGCCAGAGTAACGTAGTCCATTTCCCTTACTTTGAGGGCTTCTCCACGGGCCTGTCTGGCATAACGCGCCCAGTAGACAAGGATCACAACGAGCGCCACGTTGAACAGAGACGGTCCGAGCACGATGGCAAGGACCAAAGCAAAAAGAATAGTGGGAAATCCGAGCATCACGTCGATCGCCCTTGAGATAATGCTGTCAACCGTCCCTCCTTTGAAGCCTGCTATAATTCCAAGAAACGTCCCAACGCTCCCCGCTGCTATTACCCCGATAAGGGCTACCGTGAGAGAGACGCGGGCACCGAAGATAATCCGGCTCAGAATATCCCTTCCCAGCTTGTCAGTACCCAACCAGACGGTGGTGGCTCCCACGGTGGTCAGGGGTTTCATCAGCGCATGCGGCAGGTCGATCTGCTTGGGGTTACCTGGCGCCAGGAACTCCGCAAATATGGCAGCAAGAACGAAGCCGATCAATATCAGCATGGCTGGAAGAACACCGAGTTTTAGGCGCAGGGGCAATCTTCTTGGCAAACTGCACATCTTCTCTCGGACAACCGTTTCCATAACGCTCACTCTTTTACGAAACGTACCCGCGGGTCAAGGTACGAGTAAGATAAATCAATCATCAGATTGAACACGATGTAGAGGCCCACGAACAAAATAATAAGGGCCTGAATCATAGGAAAATCGCGATAGAGGACTGACTCGTAAGCGAGTCGCCCTATACCGGGCCAGGCAAAAATAGTCTCGGTTACAACAGAACCCATGAGCAGGTGGACGTAAATAATCCCACTGAAGGTAACGACCGGGATCA of the Syntrophorhabdaceae bacterium genome contains:
- a CDS encoding glycyl-radical enzyme activating protein, whose product is MTTSDEERHRAPIFNIQRFSIQDGPGIRTTVFFKGCPLRCVWCSNPESQRSAPEVAHRQSLCVACGECAKACPQQAITFVPGEKGPRYLLDRTKCVACGTCVQACTAGALRIYGQVMTVEEVFDEIKRDADFYEKSEGGVTASGGECLLQADFVAALFRLCHGEGFHTTIDTCGYGTEKDLEKVLAETDLVLFDLKVMDSAEHEKLTKQHNEVILRNARLAATKSLPIIFRTPIIPGMTDSEKNLDAIARFVAGLDCDKRIDILPYHRFGEGKYTMLGRVYEMGNVAAPGDDEMRRILEVFKQYNIECEIQE
- a CDS encoding oligopeptide/dipeptide ABC transporter ATP-binding protein, with product MPVERVKTDRVPLLEARNIKRYFPFKNGLFAKVNGWIKSVDDVSFTIHSGETFGLVGESGCGKSTTAKLVLLIYELTGGSLYFEGKNIAQYSYAERQAYRASIQPVLQDPTGSLNPRLRIRNIISEPLTVSHGLNRRQVNERIAEVLTAVGLRPEHAKFFPHEFSGGQRQRIAIARALSTNPKLIILDEPISSLDVSIRAQVMNLLVGLQQKFDLSYLLIAHDLAVILHMSSKVGVMYVGRIIESAPSMDLYEHAAHPYTKALFAAAFPNYSENSEVLTLPGEVASPLHPPPGCRFHPRCPKAMAICKEIEPALKEIGQAHVVACHLYEGAMQTGTSGKPIRQDGAPVLGRVDYKQEGF
- a CDS encoding ABC transporter ATP-binding protein, coding for MRDIQNKEKRSSVEMNDALLRVTDLKTYFFLRRGIVKSVNGVSFSLKKGEILGLVGESACGKTVTGLSILRLVPDPPGKIVGGHVYFEGQDLLTKSEEEMRRLRGYKITMIQQNPDSSLNPVFRIGDQVSEAIATCQEIDKKERWEKAIEMLHLVRIASPGLRALEYPHQMSGGMRQRVAGAIALSCEANLLIADEPTTSLDVTTQLEYLKLLGEIQRKTGVAIVFITHDFGIVERICDRIAVMYAGRIVETGPTTYVTKKPIHPYTMALLDSVPKPGSKGDLLRSIEGQPPDPVNLPENCAFAPRCSRADTRCLNELPEETVIDSQRSVRCFHAG
- a CDS encoding ABC transporter permease; amino-acid sequence: METVVREKMCSLPRRLPLRLKLGVLPAMLILIGFVLAAIFAEFLAPGNPKQIDLPHALMKPLTTVGATTVWLGTDKLGRDILSRIIFGARVSLTVALIGVIAAGSVGTFLGIIAGFKGGTVDSIISRAIDVMLGFPTILFALVLAIVLGPSLFNVALVVILVYWARYARQARGEALKVREMDYVTLARTAGCSNLVIMFRHIFPNVVNSLLIVSTVNIGTVITLEATLSFLGAGVPPPAPSWGTMCADGRDLLVSAWWVSFMPGLAITLVVLSGNIFGDWLRDRLDPNLRNI